A single genomic interval of Nostoc commune NIES-4072 harbors:
- a CDS encoding peptidoglycan-binding protein has translation MRLCRSSILIFTCFSCVGFYPNRASTATPNLAPETLELAQASSTVTASPTVLRYGSRKSDVQRLQTQLKQLGYYSGVVDGEYNANTEIAVIKFQKAQGLKVDGLAGLATRGRLQAAIVAKNQIVTSPIINSAAATSKPTTTPKPTERGFVWWLIFSIGVLGSIGALIYLLKWFRQGKQVQSEISETKSLSEANKNPMTSPSPETVTNPQTATPPLATQLLLPEKTSRLAKLNIVDELIQDLRSADPTKRRKAIWDLGQQGDSRAIQHLVDLMIDADSQESSLILAALAEIGIRTLKPMNRGLAISLQDESPQVRQNAIRDLTRVYDMMGQMSQMLHHALEDPDAEVQATARYALTQMNRMRGLPEQQSIPEDSHNDSRE, from the coding sequence ATGAGGCTATGCCGTTCCTCAATTTTGATATTTACCTGTTTTTCTTGCGTGGGTTTTTACCCGAATCGTGCAAGCACAGCAACACCTAACCTAGCACCTGAAACTTTAGAACTTGCACAAGCTAGTTCGACAGTTACTGCTAGTCCAACTGTTTTGAGATATGGTAGTCGAAAATCAGATGTGCAGAGATTACAAACCCAATTAAAGCAGTTGGGATACTACAGTGGCGTGGTAGATGGAGAGTACAACGCCAATACAGAAATCGCTGTAATTAAATTCCAGAAAGCACAGGGTTTAAAAGTAGATGGTCTTGCCGGTCTGGCGACTAGGGGGAGACTGCAAGCGGCAATAGTAGCCAAAAATCAGATTGTCACTTCTCCAATTATTAATTCTGCTGCTGCAACTTCCAAACCAACTACAACACCTAAACCAACCGAGAGGGGTTTTGTCTGGTGGTTAATATTTTCCATCGGAGTTCTAGGAAGTATTGGCGCACTTATTTACCTGCTGAAGTGGTTTCGTCAGGGCAAACAAGTGCAATCCGAAATATCAGAAACTAAAAGTTTGAGTGAAGCTAACAAAAACCCCATGACATCACCTTCTCCAGAGACTGTAACTAATCCACAAACAGCTACGCCACCACTCGCCACACAGTTACTGCTACCAGAAAAAACTTCCCGGCTAGCTAAACTAAATATTGTTGACGAACTAATTCAAGACTTACGCAGTGCTGACCCCACGAAGCGGCGCAAGGCTATTTGGGATTTGGGTCAACAGGGAGATTCGCGGGCAATTCAGCATCTGGTTGACCTGATGATTGATGCCGATTCTCAAGAAAGCAGTTTAATTTTGGCAGCTTTGGCAGAAATTGGCATCCGCACACTCAAACCAATGAACCGTGGCCTAGCAATTTCACTCCAAGATGAAAGTCCACAGGTGCGGCAAAATGCGATCCGTGATCTGACGCGCGTTTATGACATGATGGGTCAAATGAGTCAGATGTTGCACCATGCACTAGAAGATCCAGATGCCGAGGTGCAAGCAACAGCACGATATGCTTTAACTCAGATGAATCGAATGCGTGGTTTGCCTGAACAACAAAGTATACCAGAAGATTCACACAACGATTCACGAGAATAA
- a CDS encoding DMT family transporter, producing the protein MQLKLSASKLPFAPLLLIAPFFLWGTAMVAMKGVIPHTTPLFMAGVRLIPAGMLILIAAAFMGKPQPKGWAAWLWIALFALVDGTLFQGFLAEGLVRTSAGLGSVMIDSQPLAVALLSLWLFQEHIGFWGWLGLGLGVTGISLIGLPDEWILHFLDSGANITIGNWQDLFASGEWLMLLAALSMAVGTVLIRFVCRHADPVTATGWHMILGGLPLWGVSSVVESQQWENLGASDLVALGYATVFGSAIAYGLFFYFASSGSLTSLSSLTFLTPVFALLFGNLFLSEVLSPLQWVGVFLTLISIYLINQRDTLAAQNDTVTVGEIANIQQPVLEASAKKLNPITLGVRESEREILP; encoded by the coding sequence ATGCAACTGAAACTCAGTGCATCTAAACTTCCCTTCGCCCCTCTCCTGTTAATTGCCCCCTTTTTCCTATGGGGGACGGCAATGGTAGCCATGAAAGGAGTGATACCCCATACCACACCGCTATTCATGGCAGGTGTGCGTCTGATACCAGCAGGGATGTTAATTCTGATTGCAGCAGCATTTATGGGTAAACCCCAGCCGAAGGGTTGGGCTGCATGGCTGTGGATTGCCTTATTTGCTCTAGTAGATGGGACGCTGTTTCAAGGCTTTTTGGCAGAGGGATTAGTTAGAACCAGTGCGGGGTTAGGGTCTGTGATGATTGACTCGCAACCTTTGGCTGTTGCTTTACTATCGTTGTGGCTATTTCAAGAACACATTGGTTTTTGGGGATGGCTGGGGCTAGGTTTGGGTGTCACAGGCATTAGTTTAATCGGCTTACCTGATGAGTGGATTTTACATTTTCTCGACTCAGGCGCAAATATTACAATTGGCAATTGGCAAGATTTGTTTGCTAGTGGCGAGTGGTTGATGCTGTTAGCAGCCCTATCAATGGCAGTGGGAACAGTGTTGATTCGGTTTGTGTGCCGACATGCTGACCCAGTAACCGCTACGGGATGGCACATGATTTTGGGTGGATTGCCACTATGGGGAGTTTCATCAGTTGTGGAATCCCAGCAGTGGGAGAATCTAGGAGCATCTGATTTAGTGGCTTTGGGTTATGCTACCGTATTTGGCAGTGCGATCGCCTACGGATTATTCTTCTACTTTGCTTCTAGTGGCAGTCTCACCAGTCTTAGTTCCCTCACCTTCCTCACACCCGTCTTTGCCCTACTATTTGGCAATCTCTTTCTCTCAGAAGTCCTTAGTCCGTTGCAGTGGGTCGGTGTTTTCCTAACTTTAATCAGCATCTATCTCATTAACCAACGTGATACTTTAGCAGCGCAAAACGACACAGTTACTGTCGGCGAGATAGCTAATATACAGCAACCAGTTTTAGAAGCATCCGCTAAAAAATTAAACCCCATAACTTTAGGCGTGAGAGAATCTGAACGAGAAATTTTACCATAA
- a CDS encoding Ppx/GppA phosphatase family protein has protein sequence MLNLASSWESVPTQPPKQDRIIAAIDLGTNSLHMVVVKIDPTLPAFSIIAREKETVRLGDRNLKTGELKAEIIEKAIAALGRFQEVAKTSNAESIIAVATSAVREAPNGKDFLHRVKTELGLSVDLISGQEEARRIYLGVLSGMEFNNQPHTIIDIGGGSTELILGDSHQARTLTSTKVGAVRLTSELISTDPISNTEFQHLQAYARGMLERSVDEVLVNLEFGESPRLVGTSGTIETLAMINAREKSGVIPSILNGYQFSLKDLQELVNRLRKQSYSERAAIPGMPEKRAEVILAGAVILQEAMTLLGRESITVCERSLREGVIVDWMLTHGLIEDKLRYQSSIRERNVLKIANKYHVNLEYSDRVAKFAGSLFDQTQGTLHHWGSDERQLLWAAAILHNCGHYVSHSSHHKHSYYLIRNGELLGYTETEIEIIANLARYHRKSPPKKKHENSQILLNKHQRQMVSQLSAILRLAVALDRRQIGAIAQVECEYYEQFQQVNLLIFPSQTDDDCALELWSLDYKKGVFEEEFGVKLVASLEKSSVAKLS, from the coding sequence ATGCTGAATTTAGCTTCTAGCTGGGAGAGTGTTCCAACTCAACCACCTAAGCAAGACCGGATTATTGCTGCCATTGACCTGGGAACAAATTCTCTACACATGGTAGTAGTCAAGATTGATCCCACATTACCAGCTTTCAGCATTATCGCTAGAGAAAAAGAAACTGTAAGATTAGGCGATCGCAATCTTAAGACTGGGGAACTAAAAGCAGAGATAATTGAAAAGGCGATCGCTGCTTTAGGACGCTTCCAAGAAGTTGCTAAAACTAGCAATGCTGAAAGTATCATTGCTGTGGCAACTAGCGCTGTGCGGGAAGCCCCCAATGGTAAAGATTTTTTGCACAGAGTAAAAACGGAGTTAGGTTTAAGCGTTGACTTGATTTCTGGTCAAGAAGAAGCGCGACGAATCTACCTTGGTGTGCTGTCGGGGATGGAATTTAACAACCAGCCCCATACTATTATTGATATTGGCGGTGGTTCTACAGAGTTAATTTTGGGCGATAGTCACCAAGCACGGACTCTCACCAGTACCAAAGTCGGTGCAGTGCGACTTACTAGCGAATTAATTAGCACTGATCCCATCAGCAACACTGAGTTTCAACACCTGCAAGCTTATGCACGCGGGATGTTAGAACGTTCCGTGGATGAGGTATTAGTAAACCTAGAGTTTGGGGAATCTCCCCGTTTGGTAGGTACATCTGGCACAATTGAAACCCTGGCGATGATTAATGCACGAGAAAAGTCGGGTGTTATTCCTTCGATTCTCAATGGCTACCAGTTCAGTCTTAAAGACTTGCAAGAGTTGGTCAATCGCTTGCGGAAACAGAGTTACTCAGAAAGGGCTGCGATTCCCGGTATGCCAGAGAAGCGGGCTGAAGTTATACTCGCTGGTGCAGTTATATTACAGGAAGCAATGACCCTTTTGGGTAGGGAATCGATAACAGTTTGTGAGCGTTCCTTGCGGGAAGGCGTAATCGTAGACTGGATGCTAACCCACGGTTTAATTGAAGATAAGCTGCGCTACCAAAGTTCAATTCGAGAACGGAATGTTTTAAAAATTGCTAATAAATACCACGTCAATTTAGAATACAGCGATCGCGTGGCAAAATTTGCCGGGAGTTTATTTGACCAAACTCAAGGTACGTTACACCACTGGGGATCAGATGAACGACAATTGCTGTGGGCAGCTGCGATATTACACAATTGCGGTCATTATGTCAGCCATTCGTCTCACCACAAGCACTCTTACTATCTAATTCGCAATGGTGAATTACTCGGTTATACAGAAACTGAGATTGAAATCATAGCTAATTTAGCGCGTTATCATCGCAAATCGCCGCCCAAGAAAAAACATGAAAATTCCCAAATTTTGCTGAATAAACACCAGCGACAAATGGTCAGTCAATTGAGTGCAATTTTAAGATTGGCAGTGGCATTAGATAGACGACAAATTGGTGCGATCGCACAAGTCGAATGTGAGTATTATGAACAATTTCAGCAGGTCAATTTGCTGATTTTTCCATCTCAAACTGATGATGATTGTGCTTTAGAACTTTGGAGCTTAGATTATAAAAAAGGAGTATTTGAGGAAGAATTTGGAGTGAAATTAGTAGCGAGTTTAGAAAAGTCTAGCGTTGCTAAATTGTCTTAG